Proteins from a genomic interval of Bradyrhizobium sp. CCBAU 53340:
- a CDS encoding cysteine hydrolase family protein has product MRDSQSDVAEIRDAVHLCIDMQNIFAPGGLWETPWMERVLPTIVGIVSQHQPRTIFTRFITPKAPEDRPGQWQSYFRRWHRATRDHLPASALELVPTLARYVPPLRIVDKPAYSAFSNPALASLLVELRIGTVVISGAETDVCVLSTVLSAVDLGFRVVIVEDALCSSSDVGHDALMTMYRTRFHGQVDLVTSAELAECWRE; this is encoded by the coding sequence ATGAGGGACAGCCAATCCGATGTCGCCGAGATCCGGGACGCAGTGCATCTCTGCATCGACATGCAGAATATCTTCGCTCCAGGCGGTCTTTGGGAGACGCCCTGGATGGAACGCGTATTGCCGACGATCGTCGGGATTGTTTCGCAGCATCAGCCACGAACGATCTTCACGCGATTCATTACGCCAAAGGCCCCGGAAGACCGTCCGGGCCAGTGGCAGAGCTATTTTCGGCGCTGGCATCGGGCGACGCGCGATCACCTTCCGGCCTCCGCGCTCGAGCTCGTGCCGACGCTGGCACGTTATGTGCCGCCGCTCCGTATCGTCGACAAGCCGGCCTATTCCGCGTTCAGCAATCCCGCCTTGGCAAGTCTGCTGGTAGAGCTTCGGATCGGAACCGTGGTGATATCGGGCGCGGAGACGGACGTTTGCGTCCTCTCGACGGTGCTGAGCGCGGTTGACCTCGGCTTCAGGGTCGTCATCGTCGAGGATGCGCTATGCAGTTCGTCCGATGTCGGTCATGATGCGCTGATGACGATGTATCGCACCCGCTTCCACGGCCAGGTGGATCTGGTGACGTCAGCAGAGCTTGCCGAGTGTTGGCGCGAATGA
- a CDS encoding efflux RND transporter periplasmic adaptor subunit: MNMQRLLTALALAGSMTFGAYWYANGERWSARAEATTATSAEHRTPLYYHDPSGAPLWSAAPKQDDRGRDYLPVYDDDKALSEPAKPKQQAHSLRKILYYRNPMGLPDTSPVPKKDPMGMDYVPVYEGDDTDDGSVKLSPGKIQRTGVKSEAAERRPIRVSVRAPGAIQLDERLTSVIAMRSESFVQKVADVTTGTRVKAGQPLMQIYSSAVASAAAEYLSTITSRTTAGIEAYGRGARQRLLNLDVPEQVIAEMEKSHVAPVTIQWSAPRDGIVLERNAIEGMRANPGDVLFRIADISEVWALVDVAERDLGNISVGQPVTIRARSFPNRTFSGKIAVVYPQVNRDTRTARIRIELANPDFALLPDMYVDAAIDTADSTPVLAVPDSAVLDTGSRQAVLVDKGKGRFEPRDVKLGRRGGGYIEVRNGLADGEMVVTSANFLIDAESNLKAALKGFAEAVPASDATGDHAMGEHK; encoded by the coding sequence ATGAACATGCAGCGTCTTCTGACGGCACTCGCACTGGCGGGTAGCATGACCTTCGGCGCCTATTGGTACGCGAATGGCGAGCGCTGGTCCGCCCGTGCCGAGGCGACCACGGCCACGTCCGCCGAACACAGAACTCCGCTTTACTACCACGATCCCAGCGGAGCGCCGCTCTGGTCGGCGGCGCCGAAGCAGGACGACCGCGGGCGGGACTACTTGCCCGTCTACGACGACGACAAGGCCCTCTCCGAGCCGGCGAAGCCGAAGCAGCAGGCCCATTCGTTGCGCAAGATCCTGTACTACCGCAATCCCATGGGACTTCCGGACACCTCGCCCGTCCCGAAGAAGGATCCAATGGGGATGGACTACGTCCCCGTCTATGAAGGCGACGACACCGACGACGGCAGCGTCAAGCTTTCGCCTGGCAAGATCCAGCGTACGGGTGTGAAGTCAGAGGCGGCCGAGCGCCGCCCGATCCGCGTCTCGGTGAGGGCGCCCGGCGCGATCCAGCTTGACGAGCGCCTGACGTCGGTGATCGCGATGAGGTCCGAGAGCTTCGTGCAGAAGGTGGCCGACGTGACCACCGGCACGCGCGTGAAAGCCGGCCAGCCTTTGATGCAGATCTATAGTTCGGCTGTCGCATCCGCCGCGGCCGAGTATCTCTCGACGATCACGTCCAGGACCACGGCCGGCATCGAGGCCTACGGCCGCGGCGCCCGGCAACGGCTGCTCAACCTCGACGTCCCCGAACAGGTCATCGCCGAGATGGAGAAGTCTCACGTCGCGCCTGTGACGATCCAGTGGTCGGCGCCGCGCGACGGTATCGTGCTCGAGCGCAATGCCATCGAAGGCATGCGCGCCAACCCCGGCGACGTGCTGTTCCGGATTGCCGACATCTCTGAGGTATGGGCCCTCGTCGACGTGGCCGAGCGCGACCTCGGCAACATCTCGGTCGGCCAGCCGGTAACGATCCGGGCTCGCAGCTTTCCGAATCGGACCTTCTCTGGAAAGATCGCTGTCGTCTATCCCCAGGTGAACCGGGACACCCGGACCGCCCGCATCAGAATCGAGCTCGCCAATCCGGACTTCGCGCTGCTGCCCGACATGTATGTCGATGCCGCCATCGATACCGCGGATTCCACGCCGGTTCTGGCCGTGCCGGACAGCGCGGTGCTCGACACAGGCAGCCGGCAGGCCGTCCTGGTCGACAAGGGAAAAGGGCGCTTCGAGCCGCGTGACGTGAAGCTCGGCCGGCGTGGCGGCGGCTACATCGAGGTGCGAAACGGTCTGGCCGACGGCGAGATGGTGGTCACCTCGGCCAACTTCCTGATCGACGCCGAAAGCAATCTGAAGGCAGCGCTGAAAGGCTTCGCGGAGGCGGTGCCAGCCTCCGACGCCACCGGCGACCACGCGATGGGAGAGCACAAATGA
- a CDS encoding FdhF/YdeP family oxidoreductase, with product MRQKAKVETYDAPAGGWGSLNAVMHILTQEEVAILGSEILLKQNKPGGYMCVSCSWAKPAKPRPFEFCENGAKATAWEITGKTVTPEFFAQHTLSELRNWSDHQLEEQGRLTHPMRYDPASDKYVSVDWSVAFREIGSELNKLDPRAVVMYTSGRASLEASYMYQLFGRMYGTSNFPDSSNMCHETTSVALPQVIGSPVGTVLLGDFDHTDCIFFFGHNTTTNAPRMLHPLQEAAQRGVPIVTFNPLRERGLERFVNPQNPVQMIVGGTRISSQYHQVRVGGDAAAILGICKWVIEADDRVVEHGEPRVVDVDFVAQHTSGFDAFAAFCRDQDWGEIERASGLARSAMREAANTYMAANAVIANYGMGVTQHKHGVETAKMIVNLLLLRGNIGKPGAGISPIRGHSNVQGQRTVGISEKTKLVPLDKLAELYAFEPPRWDGLSTVDACEGILKGDVRGFVSLGGNFVRAIPERSLMEPAWSGLRLSVQIATKLNRSHIVPAEVTYLLPCLGRIEIDEQQSGAQAVSMEDSTACIHGSRGQRKPVAKEALSEPAIIAGLAKATLTPNPKVDWDAWVADYSRVREAIERTYPDQFKDFNQRMFEPGGFPRPLAARERKWKTPNGKANFTVPKSAFAPPQETDGVYELMTMRADGQFNTTIYTEDDRFRGIQGSRYVVLMNPTDMEMDGLKSGDTVTLVTEAGDGVERSLSELQVVPYDIPRRTIAGYYPECNGLIPLWHYAEGSKVPAAKSVPVRLFKDVIPEIIEGGEIPISTG from the coding sequence ATGCGGCAAAAAGCAAAAGTCGAAACCTACGATGCGCCGGCCGGTGGCTGGGGCTCGCTCAATGCCGTCATGCACATCCTCACACAGGAGGAGGTTGCCATTCTCGGCAGCGAGATCCTGCTGAAGCAGAACAAGCCCGGCGGTTACATGTGCGTGAGCTGCTCCTGGGCCAAGCCCGCAAAGCCGCGTCCCTTCGAATTCTGCGAGAATGGCGCCAAGGCGACCGCTTGGGAGATAACGGGCAAGACGGTCACGCCGGAGTTCTTCGCTCAGCACACGCTGTCCGAGTTGCGAAACTGGTCCGATCATCAACTGGAAGAGCAGGGACGCCTGACCCATCCGATGCGCTACGACCCGGCCAGCGACAAATATGTGTCGGTCGATTGGAGCGTGGCCTTTCGCGAGATCGGCAGCGAGCTGAACAAGCTCGATCCACGCGCGGTCGTCATGTACACGTCCGGCCGCGCCTCGCTGGAGGCGAGCTACATGTACCAGCTGTTCGGCCGGATGTACGGCACCAGCAATTTCCCCGACAGCTCCAACATGTGCCACGAGACGACGTCAGTCGCGCTGCCGCAGGTGATCGGCTCCCCGGTCGGCACGGTGTTGCTCGGGGATTTCGATCATACCGACTGCATCTTCTTCTTCGGTCACAACACCACCACCAACGCGCCGCGCATGCTGCATCCGCTGCAAGAGGCCGCCCAGCGCGGCGTGCCGATCGTGACCTTCAACCCGCTCCGGGAACGCGGGCTGGAGCGCTTCGTCAATCCCCAGAATCCCGTTCAGATGATTGTAGGCGGCACGCGCATCAGCTCGCAATACCATCAGGTCCGGGTCGGCGGTGATGCCGCAGCCATCCTCGGGATCTGCAAATGGGTGATCGAGGCGGACGATCGGGTCGTCGAGCATGGCGAGCCGCGCGTGGTCGATGTCGACTTTGTCGCGCAGCATACCTCTGGCTTCGACGCGTTCGCGGCCTTCTGCCGCGACCAGGACTGGGGCGAGATCGAGCGGGCGTCAGGGCTTGCGAGATCGGCGATGCGCGAGGCGGCGAACACCTACATGGCCGCCAATGCGGTGATCGCCAATTACGGTATGGGCGTCACCCAGCACAAGCACGGTGTCGAGACCGCCAAGATGATCGTCAATCTGCTGCTGCTGCGCGGCAATATCGGCAAGCCCGGGGCCGGCATTTCGCCGATCCGCGGTCACTCCAATGTGCAGGGCCAGCGGACCGTGGGCATCTCGGAGAAAACAAAGCTCGTGCCGCTCGACAAGCTCGCCGAGCTCTACGCTTTCGAGCCGCCGCGGTGGGACGGGCTTTCGACGGTGGATGCCTGCGAAGGCATCTTGAAGGGCGACGTACGTGGCTTCGTCAGCCTCGGCGGCAATTTCGTGCGCGCCATTCCCGAGCGATCGTTGATGGAGCCGGCCTGGTCCGGACTGCGCCTGTCGGTGCAGATCGCGACGAAGCTGAACCGCAGCCACATCGTGCCTGCAGAGGTGACCTATCTGCTGCCATGCCTTGGCCGGATCGAGATCGACGAGCAGCAAAGCGGCGCGCAAGCGGTGTCGATGGAGGACTCCACCGCGTGCATTCATGGCTCGCGTGGGCAGCGCAAGCCGGTGGCCAAGGAGGCCCTGTCGGAGCCCGCGATCATCGCTGGCCTCGCCAAGGCGACGCTCACGCCAAATCCCAAGGTAGATTGGGACGCCTGGGTCGCGGACTATTCGCGCGTGCGCGAGGCGATCGAACGGACCTATCCGGATCAGTTCAAGGATTTCAACCAGCGCATGTTCGAGCCCGGCGGCTTTCCGCGACCGCTCGCCGCGCGCGAGCGCAAGTGGAAGACCCCGAATGGCAAGGCGAACTTCACCGTGCCCAAATCGGCCTTCGCGCCGCCGCAGGAGACCGACGGCGTTTATGAATTGATGACCATGCGCGCCGACGGGCAGTTCAACACGACGATCTACACCGAGGACGATCGCTTCCGCGGCATCCAGGGCAGCCGCTATGTCGTCCTGATGAATCCCACCGACATGGAGATGGATGGTCTGAAGTCGGGCGATACCGTCACGCTGGTGACGGAAGCCGGCGATGGTGTCGAACGCAGCCTGAGCGAGCTCCAGGTCGTGCCCTACGACATTCCGCGCAGGACGATCGCAGGCTATTACCCCGAGTGCAACGGATTGATCCCGCTGTGGCACTACGCGGAAGGCAGCAAGGTGCCGGCGGCGAAATCGGTCCCGGTCCGGCTGTTCAAGGATGTCATCCCCGAAATTATCGAAGGCGGCGAGATTCCGATCTCGACCGGCTGA
- a CDS encoding ABC transporter ATP-binding protein — protein sequence MARVEIENVSKAYGPYKIIEGLDLSVADEEFVVLVGPSGCGKTTTLRMIAGLETVTDGTIRIGDRDVTQLRPGLRNCAMVFQNYALYPHMTVSENIGYGMKVRGEQRASIAKAVQDVARVLDLEPYLDRRPKQLSGGQRQRVAIGRAIVRSPDVFLFDEPLSNLDAKLRIEMRTEIKALHRRLAKTIVYVTHDQVEAMTMADRVVVMNRGKIEQAADPITIYEKPSNLFVAGFMGAPSMNFIHGEIVARDGALVFTEPSGTALKLPKSREAAYAGRVGKPVVLGVRPDHVLRQDAPVGSSVRIMVKDVEPLGPHTLVIGTVGAFPFTAQMPVGVAAAPDHFIDVALDLERTHLFDKVSGMAIA from the coding sequence ATGGCGCGCGTCGAGATCGAGAACGTCAGCAAGGCATACGGGCCCTACAAGATCATCGAGGGGCTCGATCTGAGCGTGGCCGACGAGGAATTCGTCGTGCTTGTCGGCCCGTCGGGCTGCGGCAAGACCACGACCTTGCGCATGATCGCGGGACTGGAGACGGTCACCGACGGAACCATCCGCATCGGCGACCGCGACGTGACACAGCTCCGCCCGGGCCTGCGCAATTGTGCGATGGTGTTCCAGAACTACGCGCTCTATCCGCATATGACTGTTAGCGAGAACATCGGCTACGGCATGAAGGTGAGGGGCGAGCAGCGCGCCAGCATTGCGAAGGCTGTCCAGGACGTGGCGCGGGTGCTCGATCTCGAGCCATATCTCGACCGCCGGCCCAAGCAGCTCTCCGGCGGACAGCGCCAGCGCGTCGCGATCGGCCGGGCCATCGTGCGCAGCCCGGACGTGTTTCTGTTTGACGAGCCGCTGTCGAACCTCGACGCCAAGCTCCGCATCGAGATGCGGACCGAGATCAAGGCCTTGCATCGCCGTCTTGCGAAGACCATCGTCTATGTTACCCACGATCAGGTCGAAGCCATGACCATGGCCGACCGCGTTGTGGTGATGAATCGCGGCAAGATCGAGCAGGCGGCTGATCCGATCACGATCTACGAGAAGCCCAGCAATCTCTTTGTCGCCGGCTTCATGGGCGCGCCCAGCATGAATTTCATCCATGGCGAGATCGTCGCGCGCGACGGCGCGCTGGTCTTCACCGAACCGTCGGGGACAGCGCTGAAACTGCCCAAATCCAGAGAGGCGGCCTATGCAGGCCGCGTCGGCAAGCCTGTTGTACTCGGCGTTCGGCCCGACCACGTGTTGCGGCAAGACGCGCCGGTGGGATCTTCCGTTCGCATCATGGTGAAGGACGTGGAGCCGCTCGGGCCCCATACGCTCGTGATCGGCACCGTCGGCGCTTTTCCGTTCACGGCGCAGATGCCGGTGGGTGTGGCCGCCGCGCCGGATCATTTCATCGACGTCGCGCTCGATCTGGAGCGGACGCATCTGTTCGACAAGGTTTCGGGGATGGCGATCGCCTGA
- a CDS encoding FixH family protein: MLSKFTTAALAATLSLAASAATAGAGDYAFEAVSPAMKKGEDVTLAVRLTDKRTGKPVADAVIFKARVDMAPDGMAEMASDVAPLPSKEPGVYAFKTDLPMVGRYQVTLSAKVQGEPETVTGKVIVEATK; the protein is encoded by the coding sequence ATGCTTTCCAAATTCACGACTGCGGCTCTCGCCGCCACCCTCTCGCTTGCCGCTTCGGCCGCCACGGCGGGCGCCGGCGACTACGCATTCGAGGCGGTCAGCCCGGCGATGAAGAAGGGCGAGGACGTCACGCTCGCCGTTCGTCTGACCGATAAGCGGACCGGCAAGCCGGTGGCGGACGCGGTGATCTTCAAGGCGCGCGTCGACATGGCGCCCGACGGAATGGCCGAGATGGCGTCGGACGTCGCGCCCTTGCCGTCGAAGGAGCCGGGCGTCTACGCCTTCAAGACCGATCTGCCGATGGTCGGACGCTACCAGGTCACGCTCTCCGCCAAGGTGCAAGGCGAGCCCGAGACCGTCACCGGCAAGGTGATTGTCGAGGCGACGAAATGA
- a CDS encoding efflux RND transporter permease subunit, whose translation MIARIIAWSARNLLLVLFGTGFAAAAGLYALVHLPLDAIPDLSDTQVIVYTEYPGQAPQVIEDQVTYPLTTAMLTVPKSKVVRGFSFFGVSFVYVIFEDGTDIYWARSRVMEFLNGAASRLPAGVTPTIGPDATGVGWVYQYAVMSKELNLADTRTIQDWNLKFALAKAEGVAEVASVGGFVKQYNIVLDPQRMRDRGISMQKIREAVRASNADVGGRTVELSEFEYVIRGKGYIKSINDLGNIVLKTSGGTPVLLRDVANVELGPDERRGIAELNGEGEVASGIVLQRFGVNALDVIENVKKRFKEIASSLPKSVEIVPVYDRSNLIYAAIDTLKHTLFEESIVVALVCIVFLLHVRSALVAILMLPVGVLMAFGAMKLLGLGSNIMSLGGIAIAIGAMVDAAIVMIENAHKHLERARPDQSRVQILIDAASEVGPALFFSLLIITVSFMPIFTLESQEGRLFSPLAFTKTFSMAAAALLSVTLVPTLMVIFVRGRIIPESRNFINRFLIWPYRPVIKGVLRAQTLVVLVSLIVLAVTAWPARQLGTEFMPALNEGTLLYMPTTLPGISVTKAAELMQTQDRIIKSFPEVASVYGKAGRAATATDPAPTEMFETVVNLKPKEQWRPGVTVDSLISEMDKALQFPGVANAWTMPIKARIDMLSTGIRTPIGVKVMGTDLVEIDRLAKQIERVIKTVPGTSSAYAERGIGGYYLEIVPDREALARYGILIQDVQDTIAAALGGQTVTTTVEGRQRFTVNMRYPRDLRENPKAIASDILVPMPAGGAVPLGEVAKVEPARGPTSIRTENGQLATYIYVDIRDRDIGSYVADAQRAVAESIQFPAGYYVVWSGQYEYLQRAAARLKIVVPVTLTIIFLLLYLNFRAMTETLIVMLSLPFALVGGIWMMWWLGFNLSVAVAVGFIALAGVAAETGVVMLIYLDHALAETRARCSAEGRALTRRDLHDAIMEGAVERVRPKMMTVVAIMAGLLPIMWSTGTGSEIMQRIAVPMIGGMTSSTLLTLIVIPAIFGLVKGRRLPRDSEAAAALSKGTSQEVPKAA comes from the coding sequence ATGATCGCCCGCATCATCGCCTGGTCCGCCCGCAACCTGCTGCTGGTGCTGTTCGGTACCGGCTTCGCGGCCGCGGCCGGCCTGTACGCGCTCGTCCACCTTCCGCTGGACGCTATCCCAGACCTTTCGGACACGCAGGTCATCGTCTACACCGAGTATCCGGGCCAGGCGCCGCAGGTGATCGAGGACCAGGTCACATATCCGTTGACCACAGCGATGCTGACGGTGCCGAAATCGAAGGTGGTGCGCGGTTTCTCGTTCTTCGGGGTATCCTTCGTCTACGTGATTTTCGAGGACGGGACCGACATCTATTGGGCGCGCTCGCGCGTGATGGAGTTTCTCAACGGCGCGGCCTCGCGGCTTCCCGCGGGCGTAACGCCGACCATCGGGCCCGACGCGACCGGTGTCGGTTGGGTTTACCAGTATGCCGTGATGTCCAAGGAGCTGAACCTTGCGGACACGCGCACGATCCAGGACTGGAATCTGAAGTTTGCGCTGGCGAAGGCCGAAGGCGTCGCGGAGGTCGCCAGCGTCGGCGGCTTCGTCAAGCAGTACAACATCGTCCTCGACCCGCAGCGGATGCGCGACCGCGGCATCAGCATGCAGAAGATCCGTGAAGCCGTCCGCGCCAGCAACGCCGATGTTGGCGGACGCACTGTCGAACTGTCCGAGTTCGAATACGTCATCCGCGGCAAGGGCTACATCAAGAGCATCAACGATCTCGGCAACATCGTGCTGAAGACCTCTGGCGGCACGCCGGTGCTGCTTCGCGACGTCGCCAATGTCGAGCTCGGGCCGGACGAGCGGCGAGGCATCGCGGAGCTGAACGGCGAAGGCGAGGTTGCAAGCGGCATCGTGCTGCAGCGCTTCGGCGTGAACGCCCTCGACGTCATCGAGAACGTCAAGAAGCGGTTCAAGGAGATCGCGAGCAGCTTGCCGAAGTCGGTCGAGATCGTGCCGGTCTACGACCGGTCCAACCTGATCTACGCTGCCATTGACACCCTCAAGCATACGCTGTTCGAGGAGAGCATCGTCGTCGCGCTGGTTTGCATCGTGTTCCTGCTGCATGTCCGCAGTGCCCTGGTCGCGATCCTGATGCTGCCGGTCGGTGTGCTGATGGCGTTCGGTGCCATGAAGCTTTTGGGGCTGGGCTCGAACATCATGAGCCTCGGCGGCATTGCCATCGCGATCGGCGCCATGGTCGACGCGGCCATTGTCATGATCGAGAACGCCCACAAGCACCTCGAACGGGCGAGGCCCGATCAGTCCCGCGTCCAGATCCTGATCGATGCGGCGTCCGAAGTCGGGCCGGCGCTGTTCTTCAGCCTGCTGATCATCACCGTGTCGTTCATGCCGATCTTCACGCTGGAATCCCAGGAAGGACGGCTGTTCAGCCCGCTGGCGTTCACCAAGACGTTCTCGATGGCCGCAGCGGCGCTGCTGTCCGTGACACTGGTGCCCACACTGATGGTGATCTTCGTCCGCGGCCGGATCATTCCGGAGAGCAGGAATTTCATCAATCGCTTCCTGATCTGGCCCTACCGTCCGGTGATCAAAGGCGTGCTCCGCGCCCAAACGCTGGTCGTCCTGGTCTCGCTCATCGTGCTCGCCGTCACGGCCTGGCCGGCCCGCCAGCTCGGCACCGAGTTCATGCCCGCCCTGAACGAGGGCACTCTGCTGTACATGCCGACGACGCTGCCCGGCATTTCGGTCACCAAGGCGGCCGAACTGATGCAGACGCAGGACCGCATCATCAAATCGTTCCCGGAAGTCGCCTCGGTCTACGGCAAGGCCGGACGGGCTGCGACCGCGACCGATCCGGCGCCGACCGAGATGTTCGAGACCGTCGTCAACCTCAAGCCGAAGGAGCAGTGGCGCCCCGGCGTGACCGTCGACAGCCTGATCTCGGAGATGGACAAGGCACTACAGTTCCCGGGTGTCGCCAACGCGTGGACCATGCCGATCAAGGCCCGTATCGACATGCTGTCGACCGGCATCCGCACGCCCATCGGCGTCAAGGTGATGGGCACCGACCTGGTCGAAATCGACCGGCTCGCCAAGCAGATCGAACGAGTCATCAAGACCGTTCCCGGCACCTCATCGGCCTACGCCGAACGCGGCATCGGCGGATATTATCTCGAGATCGTCCCGGACCGCGAAGCGCTCGCGCGCTACGGAATCCTGATCCAGGATGTTCAGGACACCATCGCGGCGGCTCTGGGCGGCCAGACGGTCACCACGACTGTAGAGGGCCGGCAGCGGTTCACCGTGAACATGCGCTACCCGCGCGATCTCCGCGAAAATCCGAAAGCCATCGCCAGCGACATCCTGGTGCCGATGCCGGCTGGCGGCGCCGTGCCGCTCGGCGAAGTCGCCAAGGTCGAGCCGGCGCGCGGGCCAACCTCGATCCGGACGGAGAACGGACAGCTCGCGACCTACATCTACGTCGACATCCGCGACCGCGACATCGGCAGCTATGTCGCGGATGCGCAGCGCGCCGTCGCCGAGAGCATCCAGTTTCCCGCCGGCTACTACGTCGTCTGGAGCGGACAGTACGAATATCTGCAGCGGGCTGCCGCGCGCTTGAAGATCGTGGTGCCGGTGACGCTGACGATCATCTTCCTGCTGCTGTACCTGAATTTCAGGGCCATGACCGAGACCCTGATCGTGATGCTGTCGTTGCCATTCGCGCTGGTCGGCGGAATCTGGATGATGTGGTGGCTCGGTTTCAACCTGTCCGTCGCCGTCGCCGTCGGCTTCATCGCGCTCGCGGGCGTTGCCGCCGAGACCGGTGTCGTGATGCTGATCTACCTCGATCATGCCCTCGCCGAGACAAGAGCGAGATGCAGCGCCGAGGGCCGCGCCTTGACCCGGCGGGATCTCCACGACGCCATCATGGAGGGTGCGGTCGAACGCGTCCGCCCGAAGATGATGACCGTGGTCGCCATCATGGCGGGCCTGCTGCCCATCATGTGGAGCACCGGCACCGGGTCGGAGATCATGCAGCGCATCGCGGTACCGATGATCGGCGGCATGACCTCGTCGACGCTGCTCACCCTCATCGTCATTCCGGCCATCTTCGGTCTGGTGAAGGGGAGGCGGCTTCCCCGCGACAGCGAGGCTGCGGCCGCGTTGTCCAAGGGGACCTCGCAAGAGGTGCCTAAAGCAGCTTGA
- a CDS encoding flavodoxin family protein, translated as MPEPDVRKGMPPVKLSREEFESRYKSQFIDPAFAPLQRELDAIVGAAWDAYRHSRKAPATRKAGAGFADPDYDLSVDWLAARAAILDAQRRHDDASATPRILIVNGSARSEHTCPGEMSKTWRMVKLAEPVFAEMGFAVDILDLSRLTSEFGKTIHPCKSCVATAMPLCHWPCSCYPNYSLGQTSDWMNEIYPLWVAAHGILIVTPVNWYHVPGGLKAMMDRLVCADGGNPDPTSTHGKKAAEAKAIELKGWPYPRHLAGRHFGLIVHGDSVGAEGVRRTLSDWLTDMHLISAGRFGELDGYVGYMEQYATSHRELDKDGEFQQEVLNAARALGNAVRLARNGQFQQPGAGLEDPNPK; from the coding sequence ATGCCGGAACCGGACGTTCGCAAGGGGATGCCGCCCGTCAAGCTGTCGCGAGAGGAATTCGAGAGCCGCTACAAGAGCCAGTTCATCGACCCTGCCTTTGCGCCGCTCCAGCGAGAGCTCGATGCGATCGTCGGCGCGGCCTGGGACGCCTACCGCCATTCGCGCAAAGCGCCGGCCACGCGGAAGGCGGGCGCGGGATTTGCCGATCCCGACTACGACCTGTCCGTCGATTGGCTGGCGGCGCGCGCTGCCATCCTGGACGCACAACGCCGGCATGACGATGCCAGCGCGACACCGCGCATTCTCATCGTCAATGGCTCGGCCCGCAGCGAGCATACCTGTCCCGGTGAGATGTCCAAGACGTGGCGCATGGTCAAGCTGGCGGAGCCCGTCTTCGCCGAAATGGGATTTGCCGTCGACATTCTCGACCTCTCGCGGCTCACCTCGGAGTTCGGCAAGACTATTCACCCCTGCAAATCCTGCGTCGCGACCGCGATGCCGCTCTGCCACTGGCCGTGCAGCTGCTATCCGAACTATTCACTGGGTCAGACCAGCGACTGGATGAATGAGATCTATCCGCTCTGGGTGGCAGCCCACGGCATCCTGATCGTGACGCCAGTGAACTGGTATCACGTGCCGGGCGGCCTCAAGGCGATGATGGATCGGCTGGTCTGCGCCGATGGCGGCAACCCTGATCCGACATCGACCCATGGCAAGAAGGCTGCCGAGGCGAAGGCGATCGAGCTGAAGGGCTGGCCGTATCCGCGTCATCTCGCCGGCCGGCATTTCGGGCTGATCGTTCACGGCGACAGCGTCGGCGCCGAGGGTGTGCGCCGAACGCTGTCCGATTGGCTGACCGACATGCATTTGATCTCGGCGGGGCGCTTCGGCGAACTCGATGGTTATGTCGGCTACATGGAGCAATATGCGACCTCTCATCGCGAACTCGACAAAGACGGAGAGTTTCAGCAGGAGGTGCTCAACGCCGCGCGTGCGCTCGGCAATGCGGTCCGGCTTGCGCGGAACGGACAGTTTCAGCAGCCGGGCGCCGGTCTCGAAGACCCGAACCCCAAGTGA
- the fdhD gene encoding formate dehydrogenase accessory sulfurtransferase FdhD: MAVLMATPSDLTDLALGFSLTEGLIEDAGEIEDLSVVPATDGIEVRTWLRPRAGRELKDRRRRLVGPTGCGLCGIESLAEANRMHRIIARQISLTPEQIRRSIERLGEAQCLNHATRATHAAGFFRPGDEDHVILREDVGRHNALDKLAGALASQGISGPAGAVILTSRISVEMVQKAAAIGVGIIVAISAPTALAIRTAEAGGLTLVGVARGSDFEIFSHPAGVLR; encoded by the coding sequence ATGGCCGTTCTCATGGCGACGCCATCGGATCTCACGGACCTCGCGCTCGGCTTCAGCCTGACCGAGGGACTCATCGAGGACGCAGGCGAGATAGAGGACCTCTCGGTCGTCCCCGCCACCGACGGCATTGAGGTGCGAACCTGGCTGCGGCCGCGGGCCGGACGCGAACTGAAGGATCGGCGGCGGCGACTGGTCGGCCCGACCGGCTGCGGCCTCTGCGGCATCGAGAGCCTCGCCGAAGCCAATCGGATGCATCGCATCATTGCGCGACAGATCAGTCTCACGCCGGAACAGATTCGCCGCTCAATCGAGCGTCTCGGCGAAGCGCAATGCCTCAACCACGCAACGCGGGCCACGCATGCGGCAGGCTTCTTTCGGCCAGGCGATGAAGATCACGTGATTCTGCGCGAGGACGTCGGACGCCACAATGCGCTCGACAAGCTCGCCGGCGCGCTGGCCTCGCAAGGCATTTCAGGCCCTGCCGGCGCTGTCATTCTCACGAGCCGGATATCGGTCGAAATGGTGCAGAAAGCGGCCGCGATCGGCGTCGGCATCATCGTCGCAATCTCCGCGCCAACGGCGCTGGCGATACGAACGGCCGAGGCTGGCGGGCTGACTTTGGTTGGCGTTGCACGCGGCAGCGATTTCGAGATTTTCAGCCATCCCGCGGGCGTGCTTCGCTGA